One genomic segment of Lampris incognitus isolate fLamInc1 chromosome 2, fLamInc1.hap2, whole genome shotgun sequence includes these proteins:
- the mrps16 gene encoding 28S ribosomal protein S16, mitochondrial codes for MVHLSSLLLKKYHGGYVVIRLALAGHKQANRPFYRIVAAYNKRARDGKYIEQLGTYDPLPNIHNEKLVSFNYERIKYWIGCGAHTTNPVSKLLGLAGFFPLHPMTVTTAERRRALTTPTHTDPGAETDPGTKTTDPGAEGALQEATRQQEV; via the exons ATGGTGCATCTCT CGTCACTGCTCTTGAAGAAGTACCACGGGGGCTACGTGGTCATCAGGTTGGCGCTCGCCGGCCACAAACAAGCCAACAGACCCTTCTATCGCATCGTGGCGGCGTACAACAAACGGGCACGAGATGGCAAATACATCGAGCAGCTGGGCACCTATGACCCCCTCCCCAACATCCACAACGAGAAACTCGTCAGCTTCAACTACGAAAGAATCAAGTACTGGATAGGCTGCGGGGCGCACACCACCAACCCCGTGTCCAAACTGCTAG GGTTGGCGGGGTTCTTCCCTCTGCATCCCATGACGGTAACGACGGCGGAGCGACGCAGAGCCCTCACAACGCCAACACACACAGATCCAGGAGCAGAAACAGATCCAGGAACAAAAACTACTGATCCAGGAGCAGAGGGAGCACTGCAGGAGGCGACAAGGCAGCAGGAGGTGTGA